In Cheilinus undulatus linkage group 16, ASM1832078v1, whole genome shotgun sequence, one DNA window encodes the following:
- the LOC121524377 gene encoding proline-rich protein 15 codes for MTERTPWWKAFLPKKKTGGKDSTQTHPIYDPDFDPFAPRPEKPKDPSKAPGDQSLPQQDSNKGNSLLSDETFDDSHLDSVFNEQTCRRKMAISRSGRFKEKRRVRSTLPIQDKDTENVATGREEKR; via the coding sequence atgacagagaggacCCCATGGTGGAAGGCATTCCTGCCAAAGAAGAAGACCGGGGGGAAGGACTCCACTCAGACTCACCCCATCTACGACCCAGACTTTGACCCTTTTGCACCCCGTCCTGAGAAGCCAAAAGACCCCAGCAAGGCCCCAGGGGACCAGTCGCTGCCCCAGCAGGACTCCAACAAAGGCAACAGCCTCCTCAGCGACGAGACCTTCGACGACTCCCACCTGGACTCGGTCTTCAACGAGCAGACGTGTCGCAGGAAGATGGCCATCTCGCGCTCGGGCAGGTtcaaggagaagaggagggtgCGATCGACCCTTCCGATTCAGGACAAAGACACTGAGAATGTGGCGacagggagagaggagaaacGGTGA